TTGTAGCTTAGGTACATCCTCGTCGTACCCGGCTGACCACACCACACCCCGGGTTGTCGCGGCTAGGCGGAATCCTCTGCCGACTTCAGTCCCTTCATGCGGTGCGCCGCCCGAACACGGGCCGGGCCTGACGTGCCGTCCAACCGCTTCGACAGCTGTTTCTTGACCAGGGACCGCAGTGTGGACGAGGTCCGCTGCGGCCTGGAAGCCAGGTTCGACGCTCGGGCGGGCTTCGTTGACTTCGGCTCCACCGGCCTCGGATCGTCGGTGACGGCCTGCCTCAGCAAAGCGGTGGCACCCTTGACGATGTTGATCCCCGGGCCGGTCTGGCTCACCGTGACACCGTCCTGATCGACAGTACCGGCGATCGCGAACGGACCGCCTTGAGTCTTGATGGTATTGGTGCCCGAGGTGTTGAACGCCACGGAGGCGAAGCTGTCGACGTCGAAGCCGGCGACGACGCGTCCGTCACCGCCGAGGTTGACCGCGAGGTTGCCGACTCCGAAGGCCTGGGCCCAGTTGTAGTCGGCATGGTCGCCGCGATTGATGGCGACGTTGGCGACTCCACTGGTCACGGAATGCCCCTGGGCGCCGTCGGTCACCGCCAGCGACGTCAGCCCGGCGGAACGGGCGTACGCCTGGTAGCCGTTCGCGTAGGCGAACGTGAGGATGCCGCGCGCCGTCGAGGTCGCACCTTCACCGACGGCCAGCGCCCCGCTGAGGGAGTTGAGGCTCAGTAACTCGGCGGGGACCAGGGCCGAGGCACCATCGCCGATCGCGAACGCCCCGGTGAACCACCCGTACGCCGACGCGGTGGCACCGTCACCGATGGCGATCGCGACGTCGGTCAGCCCGCTGGAGCAGTCCGCGCTGCTGCTGAGCCCGAACGCGGATATGCAGGAGGCATTCGCCGACGGGCCCGAATACGCCAGGCCGGCGAGCAGTGCACCTGAGGTCAACGCCGCAGCGAGCGGCATACTCGTGCGCCTGCCGTCGAATCGGGCGGTGGTCTGTCGCATGTCGGGCCTCGTTCCCTGAAGATGACTCTGGCCGGCACAAAATAACGCCTGCGCAACATCCGGATATAGGTATTTCCCTACTGCATTTGCGCCCGCGCAACCGCCCGCCCGCGACACCGGCAGGGTGTGGCCCTCATCGCAGATGTCCTGCCGGTTTGTAACTTGGGTATGTCCTCGTTGTACCCTGCTAGTCGCACCAAACCGGAAACGGGGCGGGGCGAACCAGGCAGATTGCCCGAGCGGCCAATGGGAGCGGACTGTAAATCCGTCGGCTTACGCCTACGCAGGTTCGAATCCTGCATCTGCCACCCTAGTCAGGGCCAGTTTCTAACTGGCCCTGACTTTTTTCATGCCCCCGATGTACCGCAGTGGTACCGCAGTAGTGGCCTGTATGGCCTCCCCAAGGGCGTTCGCCGCGCTGGTCAGATCAGCGTCATACAGGTGCCCGTAGCGCTCCAGGGTCATCGCCGCTGTGGCGTGGCCGAGCTGCCGTTGAATCACCTTGACGTTGGCCCCGGTGGAGATCAGCAGGGACGCGCACGTATGCCTGAGATCGTGTGGTGTGCACGTTGGGAACTCTGGGGTGGTCGCGGTGCCCGTCTCCGCAATCTCTCGCGCACGGGCCGCTGTGGCCTCCGCCTGCATTGCCTGCACGGCCTTGTCGAAATAGTGCCGGTACCCGTGGTTGGTCAGGTACCCGTCGTGTTCTTTTGACGCCCGCCCCTCACTGGGGAACACCAGCGCCCACGGTTGGGCGGGTAGGGCAGGCTCCAGCTCTTTCCACACCGGGGGAGGTACGACCACCTCGCGGGTCTTGCCGGTCTTGGTTTTGGTAACCACGACACCCTGGCCGGTCACCCGGGTACCCGACTCCGCCACGATCAGCTTTCCGCCTTTGACGTTCTCTCGGCGGAGTGCGACCGCCTCCCCGAACCGGATGCCGGTGTACCCGAGCACCAGGGTTAGGAGTGCGTACTTTTCCATGTGGGAGACCAGCCCGAGGAGCTGGGAATGGGTAAGGGCGTGCTGTTGCCGTTCCCCCTCGGTCGGCATGTCGTACTTTCGTTCAATCTCTGCCGCAACGTTTTTCGCCACCATGCCCGACCGCTGGGCGTACTTGAGTACGGCGTGCATGAGCTGGTGGGCCTGCCGTATCCGGCTGGCTGATAGTGGCTTGTCATCCTGGGATCCGTCCACCGACAGGCTGCCAATCCACTTCAATAACGATTGGGGGTCAATGTTTTTCAGCGGCACCTGTCCCCACCGGGGGAGTATCAGGGTGTCCAATAGACCCCGGTAGCCCGCGAGAGTCTTCGGCTTCCGGTGTGCTTTCGTGGTGAACCAATCCTCTGCCACAGACCCGAATGTTTCCCCCGCCTTCTTGGGGTCCACATACTCACCCCGCACTACCTGTGCGGTCAGGGTGTTCAGGAACGCCTGGGCGTCGGGCTTGCGTTCGTAGACCTTGGTGTGTTCCTGGCCGGTGGAGTCCACCCACCTGACCCGCCAGCGCTTGCCGCGACCATGTAGGGCTGACTTCTCGGTGCGCATGACTCCGTCGTCACCCTTGACGCGCTTGGTCCAGCGGTCGTCAATCCCAGCTCGGGCGTTCCGTTTGACACTCATACCGCAGTACTGTACCGCCAAAAAACCGTTGGGCACGGACTGGCCACGTCAGAGTGTCCCAACGTTCACACGCTGCACCCAACGGAATCCGCCAAAACAGGGGGGACGCTTAAAGAAAAGGAGGATTCCACGTTGGAAAAACCACTGACCACTGAAGAGGTCTCAGCCCTGTTGGGCATCCCTGCCGCAACGCTGCGGTACTGGCGGCACCTGTCTCCGCCCGAGGGCCCCCGGTGCTATCGGCTGGGCCGCAAGCGCATTGTGTATGACCCTGCCGATGTTCAGAGCTGGCGCGAGTCTCGCAAGGCGGAGACGGCCAGGGGCGGACAGTGACCGTCCCACACCGGAATCCGGTCTATTGGATCGGTGACAAGCCCATCGACTATTACACGCCGGTACCTCACGGGCTGGCCCGCGACGGGGACCTGAGTTCGGGTGCCCGGTCGGTAGCCCTATACGTGTGGTCCCACGTGGGCGGGTGGGAACTGTCTGCGGTATCTATCGCGGAGGCCCTGGGGATGGACCGAAAGTCAGTCGGGCGTGCACTGGCGGAGCTAGACCGAAAGCGATGGATTGCGATTCGGTCCACGGGTAAGACAACCCGCGAGTACTACGCACACCCGGCGCGGAAACTCACCGAAGATGAGCACTCCGACCTTGTCCCAATAGTGGACAAGTCATGCCCCGAAAGCGGACAAGGGGTTGTACTAAAAACGGACATGGGGTTGTACCAAAATGGGGCAGCTGATATGTCCCAAAATGGGGCAACAAAGAAAACTATCCAAGAAGAACAACAAGAAAAACAACAAGAATGGGACGCGAGAAGAGAAACAGATGAGTTCTGTCATCTTCACGCGGGACCACCACAACCAAAAGTGTTCTGCCAGTGCCATGAACGGAAACGGGTGGAGGCTGCACCCTTGGACCTCGAAGAGGCTGAGTATCCATTTTGATGCCGCCGAGGAAAAACGCAATCAGCGCATATAATGGTGTGTAGAAGAGTTTCAAGACCATCTCTCTTCTTCGCGTCAAAATCTTTATTGCGAGGAATTTCATGCAGATTCAATACGATGTGGACGCCACCGAGGTCCTGGCGACCAGGCTGGTACTCGCCCATCTCGCGGAGACGGAAGACGAGACAGCGTTCCTGTCCTGGATGATCCAGGCGGACGCCCGAGTCGGTGCCGAGGCATTCCTACTCGCGTCCCACAGCGCCCGTATCGCGGCTCAGTGGTGGAAACGGGCAGGGCTGGCGGATCAGGCACGAGACATGCTCGTGCGCAGGCTCACCGGGCTCACGACGGCAGCATGAACACCCGTCTGATGTCCTGCCCGTTGTCGCTGGCGTGCACCGAGTGTGGCCGGTATGCCGGTGGGCAACCGTTGTGCGATGCCTGCCGGGAGGCTGACGAATGACCAGGCTTGAGAATTACGCGAACGGTGAACCGCTCGGTGTCGGCTACCGCTTTGAGAACGTGGTGGACAGCGCCACCGAGTCAGCACCGGGTGAGCCGGTGTTTTTTGCCATTGAGGACGACCGTTTCGGCATCCTCCGCTTTCGGCTGACACCGGACCAGGCTCGGGCCGCTGCGCTCGGGCTACTGGTAGGTGCAGACACTTCCGGCAGCAGGACACAGAGGGACTGAAACCGCCTTGCCTAGGCAATCACCCACGGACGCCGAAAAAGTGGCTGAGATTCAGCCGGTTCCAGGCGGAATCGGCTATCGGTACTGGGAGCTGCACGACGACGGCACGCTTTCCTCCCCGATTGCCGGTGACATCCTGGCCCCTGATGGCCAGCTGGTGGCGACATGCGACCGGGACCACCAGCCACCGTCACCCCCGTGCCTGTGCGGCATCGCGTACTACCGCAGCGCCGACGATCTGCACCGAGCACTGGTCGCACTGGACCGGGACCCGTTCGACTACGTGACTACCACCGGCACCCTGACAGGACCCGTGACGCCCGACCACAAAGCACAGCACTATTACGTCGGAGGCTGGCCGGTGATCTGTCCTGATGCAATGCGGTGCCGTGCCTACCAGGTGGACACCATCATCACAGCGGACTACTTCGCGGCCAACCGTATCCGGCTGGCATACCCAAGCATCCGTGTGAACCACCTGCCCCTGACGAAAGCGTGACCGTTGCGCATTACCGGAGGCCACACCGTTACGGTGTACCGCGCCGCGAGAGACAGACACGGCGATGCCGAGTCGGAGACGCTGGTCGGCACCATCGACCACTGCATTCTTCAGCCCACCAGGACCACACCGACCAGTAGTAGCTGGGCCGAGACGACCGAGCTGGTCACCATTGTCTGGGCACCGCGAGACGCTGCGATCAAGCTGGATGACCGTGACCGAATCACAGTGAATGGCAACACCTATCGCGTAGTTGGTGAGCGGATGCACGACATAGAGCACCCGGCCACCGGCCACAGCTTCGGCTACTACGCAGTGCAGATCGAGGCCGTGGTTTGACCGCTGGTGTACCCCGTCCGTGCATCAACTGCGGTGAGTCCACGATGGACACCCGGTGCTCCGAGTGTGTTGCCCCCAAGTGTCCAAGCTATGGAACGTATCGCAGGCCCAAGGGTGACAGAACGTACGGCCCACAATGGCGACGGCTGCGCTGCCAAGCATTGCGTATCCAAAAGCATTGCAGTTTCGCACATCTCGGTGGATGCCAAGGTGGTCTAGAGCTGGATCACAGCCCGCGTGCCCACGACCGCATGAGATCGGGACTCGTTGTGCGACTTGAGGATTGCATGGTGGTCTGCCATGCCCACAACATGCAGCTCGGACCAGCACGTGGTGCAGATGTCACCCGACCGTATGCACCCGACTACCAGCAGCTCGGATAGGTGTTTGCTGGGATAGCAGTGCTTGATGGCATGGTCTTGTGAGCCGACGTGAGTCGAGCTAGCGCCGGTCGTCAAGCTATGGCGGGATACGCGAAACATCATGCAGTACAACGTATTTGGGGTGGGGATGCTAGGCCCCCATCCCGGCCCCCACAAGCGCAGCGAATGCGCAGAGCCGAATTATCTGCCGACTCAGGCCTCAGCATAAGTAGCTGAACTAGTTAGCTGCGGCTAGAACGTCAAAGGAAACTTACCGACGAAACGCGGACCGAAACAGCCGAGAGTGCTTGAGCCACTAGCGTTTAACGCAAGTGGTCGACCAAGCGTGCATTTCAACGAATTTGCCTGCAAATACTTGAGATTCGGCGATGGCACTCCGATGGATCCACGCGACTGGCAGCTAGACATTGTGTCCCAGGTGTTCGACCCGCTGCCGCGTCCCCGGTTGGCCGGGGTGGCAATGCCTCGCGGAAACGGAAAGTCAAGCCTTGCAGCGGCATTGGCTGTTTGGGTGTTAATGACTGGTCGCGGGGTGACCGTGGATGTTATCGCAGTGGACGAACGGCAGGCCGGAATTATTTTCAGCATGGCGGCCAAGTTCATCGCCCGCAATCCCGAACTTGAGTGCCGGGTAACCGCCTATAAGGACCACCTGGTGGTGCCTGGGACTGAGTCGGAGATGACTTGCCTACCCGGGACACCGGCAGCTCTTGAGGGTCGGGACCCGACGCTGTGCATTGTGGACGAGGGTGGCCGCGTCCTGCCCGAGGCCTATGAGGTGGTAGCCCTGGCCAGCGGAAAGCAAAGGGAATCAACAGTTCTGGTACTGGGAACGCCAGGGCCGCGACCAGACAACGTGCTGGCACAGTTCCGTGACCACGCTCTCAACCGCCCTGACGACATATCCCAGGTGTACGTGGAGATCAGCGCAGCCGGGTTTGAATCCCACGCGACCGACTGCGAGCACTGTTGGAAGCTGGCCAACCCGGCACTTGATGACTTCCTGTATCGGGACGCCCTGGCCGCGCTACAGCCGCCCAAGATGAGTGAAAGCCACTTTCGCCGGGTGCGTCTGGTCCAATGGGTGACCGATAACGAAAACCCGTTCGTCACCGCTGACACCTGGGACGCGATTGCCACCGGTGAACAGGTCCCCGATGGCGCAAACGTGGTGATCGGCCTGGACGGCAGCCACAGCCGCGACTGCACCGCCCTGGTCGTGGCGACCGTAGACGCCACCCCGCACGTAGCCACCTACCGCCTGTTCAAGCCAGAAGACGGTCCAGACAACAGGATTGATGTGCTGGAGGTCGAACAGGCCATTCGGGACGCCCGCCAACGGTGGAACGTCCTGGAGGTAGCCGCCGACCCGCACCGCTGGACCCGCACCCTGCAAGTGCTGGCAGCCGAGGGAATCCCGGTAATGGAGATCCCACAGAGTGCCAGCCGACTCACAGCGATGACCACCGATCTGCATTCGGCCATTGTCAATCAGCGCATGACGCACAGCGGGGGCGCGGACCTCCGAGAGCACGTTCTAGCCGCGACTGTCGTGGACACACCGAACGGCGGTCTGAAGCTGGGCAAGGCCAGCCGCAGCCGCAACGCCCCCCGCATTGATCTAGCCGCAGCCCTGGTGATGGCCGTTAGCCGCGCCACTTGGCTTGCTGGCAAGCAAAAGAAACGGTTTCGAGTACTCACCCGATGACATCAGAACTATTGCACGATCTGCTCGCAGACCTGGACTCTCACCTAGGCCACCGTGGCGTCCTGAGACGCTACGCCACCGGTGCCCAACCCTTGGCATTCCTGTCGGCAGAGTCCTGTAAAGCCCTGGACAACCGGCTGTGCCGGATGTCTATCAACG
This genomic window from Mycolicibacterium neworleansense contains:
- a CDS encoding tyrosine-type recombinase/integrase; translation: MSVKRNARAGIDDRWTKRVKGDDGVMRTEKSALHGRGKRWRVRWVDSTGQEHTKVYERKPDAQAFLNTLTAQVVRGEYVDPKKAGETFGSVAEDWFTTKAHRKPKTLAGYRGLLDTLILPRWGQVPLKNIDPQSLLKWIGSLSVDGSQDDKPLSASRIRQAHQLMHAVLKYAQRSGMVAKNVAAEIERKYDMPTEGERQQHALTHSQLLGLVSHMEKYALLTLVLGYTGIRFGEAVALRRENVKGGKLIVAESGTRVTGQGVVVTKTKTGKTREVVVPPPVWKELEPALPAQPWALVFPSEGRASKEHDGYLTNHGYRHYFDKAVQAMQAEATAARAREIAETGTATTPEFPTCTPHDLRHTCASLLISTGANVKVIQRQLGHATAAMTLERYGHLYDADLTSAANALGEAIQATTAVPLRYIGGMKKVRAS
- a CDS encoding terminase large subunit domain-containing protein: MHFNEFACKYLRFGDGTPMDPRDWQLDIVSQVFDPLPRPRLAGVAMPRGNGKSSLAAALAVWVLMTGRGVTVDVIAVDERQAGIIFSMAAKFIARNPELECRVTAYKDHLVVPGTESEMTCLPGTPAALEGRDPTLCIVDEGGRVLPEAYEVVALASGKQRESTVLVLGTPGPRPDNVLAQFRDHALNRPDDISQVYVEISAAGFESHATDCEHCWKLANPALDDFLYRDALAALQPPKMSESHFRRVRLVQWVTDNENPFVTADTWDAIATGEQVPDGANVVIGLDGSHSRDCTALVVATVDATPHVATYRLFKPEDGPDNRIDVLEVEQAIRDARQRWNVLEVAADPHRWTRTLQVLAAEGIPVMEIPQSASRLTAMTTDLHSAIVNQRMTHSGGADLREHVLAATVVDTPNGGLKLGKASRSRNAPRIDLAAALVMAVSRATWLAGKQKKRFRVLTR
- a CDS encoding helix-turn-helix transcriptional regulator, with amino-acid sequence MEKPLTTEEVSALLGIPAATLRYWRHLSPPEGPRCYRLGRKRIVYDPADVQSWRESRKAETARGGQ